The Cutaneotrichosporon cavernicola HIS019 DNA, chromosome: 5 DNA segment ATTGCGCTCATGTTCCGGTGGACGGAGGTGGTCCTTCTCAGAGTCGAGAGAGGTAGGCGGAAGACCATACACGCGGAGTATGTATCTTGTGTCAACGGGAGACAGGAGGTAAGgtgggagggaagggaggaaggaaggcaaCACcgaaggggaggaaggaaggcaaCACcgaaggggaggaaggaaggcaaCACcgaaggggaggaaggaaggcaaCACcgaaggggaggaaggcagAAGGAAGCTAGGAAGGCATGGTTGACTCACCCATTGTTCTTATTacttgagcgcgacgcctgCCGCGAATGACCAAAGTACCCCTCCTTTGTTGGCTCTTTCACCTCTGGGACTACCTGCTCCTTgtccctctccttctcgtccgtatcgacgagcgccacgtcgagcttgagaccgtccgcgccgcgttTGGCCGCCGCAGCATCCCCATCATCGGTATATACTGCAATGATGCGCCCCATGGCCCGCACAGGCGCCCAGTGCGCTAACGTGCCGTATGCTCCGAACGCATCACGCAGGATCTGGAGTGAGGCCGGGGCGAAGAACGCCTGGTGCGGGAGAAGGATTGCGAGCGTGTTCGTTTCCGGCTCGGGGTCGTGTGCGAGTGCGGGAGGGAGGTCGAAGCGGCCTGGTGGCATGGCACGGCACGAGGTGGTTTGGTCGATAGGTGCTGGAGGGGTGGACATTGTTGTTATTCAACTAGACCAAGTTGAATATGTTGAATGTAGCAGTTGATTCACAGTTTCAATGTTGTAATAGCAGTAATAGTAGCAGTAGTAGTAGTATTCGATGACGCGTCAATCGATCGTGAACAAATTAGGTCGAGTGGCGACTTGGGATGGCCTCACAGAATGGTTTCatcgaggtggaggccCGTGACACGTGGCTCGGTTTTAGTGACCGTGATGATTGATAGAGAGCCGAGAATTGAAATAACCTCCACTCACGGTGACCCGTTTACCCTCGGTAGGCCCACAACCTGAGCGTGTAGGACGCGCGTAGACCTTGTGGCACGTGGATTCCCCCCGCACTCGTACTCCCACTCCCGCACTTTACCCCTCGGCCCTCACTGGCCACCGGCTGACAAGCTCACCAGTTGACCGCCCAGCccaccaacaacaaccCACCTTCCGCTTATAACTAGTttcctccccatctcccctgcctcgtcctctctcctcctcctcctcctccccaactCGCTCACCATGGGCAAGACTGCACtcatcatcgtcgacgtccaggGCGACTTCCTCCCGCCCGACGGGTCCCTCATGGTCCCTGCCGGCCTCCTTGTCGCCCCCACcatccttgacctcctcaaAGACCAGAAGTACAACTGGGACTatgtcgtcgtctcccAGGTACAACATACTTTTGGTTTCAAGTTAATGGCAGGACTACCACCCCACCGGACACATCTCGTTCGCATCCAGCCATCCCGGCCACAAGGTCTTTTCCGATATCGAACTCAAGGACGGTCGCGGTATTCTGTACGAGCAGAAGCTCTGGCCCGACCACTGTGTACAGGGTACCAAGGGGTGTGAGATTGcgcccgagctcgttgCCAAGCTTTCCAAACGTGGCGACACCGTCAAGCTTGTCCGTAAGGTGAGTAATTGCGCAATGTCCACATGGACGAGGCTGGGCTCGGTGCGATGGGTCCAAGCGCCATTGTGGGTGGTTGGGCTCATTGGCCTGTTTCTCTACTTTGATTCCCAGGATatcgctcacaccagggCTGGCacaaggacgtcgaggcgtACTCGGCGTTCGACGGCTACATGACCGACTTCAACAACCCCGCCGACCCTCCCACCGAGATCGACTACCAGCCTCAGCGCAAGATTGTCCAGTGGCTCCGTGAGCAAGGCGTGACCAAGGTCGTTGTGACCGGGCTCGCGGCTGAGCTTTGGTGagccatcctcctcctttcTATCTAACGCCAGCGTCTCGCACACGGCCCTTTCGGCCGTTGCCTCGCGTTTCCAGACGGCCGTTCTCCAGCCCGCCACCCGTGCTCTGGAGGACCGTGATGCCGAGGAACAGTGGGACAAGCTCTGTGCGGTCGGTGCGCGTGTCATTGGGCGTTCGAACCGTCCCCGCACGTTGCggtgggaggacgagctcaagcagtggctcgcggccgaggacgccggCGCCTGGCCCGActggaagaagaagaacggCTCGGCTTGAGATCTACCCCTTGGGTTGTACTAGTACGCGCATGCAGAAACTGCGACTTTGACATTTGCTGCCAAAGTACAAACGTAAGCGCAGGGATGGCCGTGCAAGATCGGCATCGGCGTCTCCACCCATCTCGCCGATCAGACATatccccacctccaccttgcAATTTGCCCACTCTTCCCCACTCGAATTTTCGAACGGTTGGCATCTTTGGAAATCGAACAACTCCGGCGTGATCGGGCTCACTCACCGCTGGGGATACGATCCGACTGACACGCTGACGACGATTACACCGCATCTTCTGGTCGCACACGCCACATACCCCACAGGGCCTGGGTTTAACGACACGGCGGCGATCGCGCACAAGCCGGATGACATCGTCATCGGCTACTCGGCTCGACCATGTGGCATGTGGCATAGCTCCTGCATcatgagctcgtcctcgatcgGATCGCCACCTCTCTCGTTGCATGACTCGTTTCTGTCAACTTGTCTGCTACACTTACCCCATGTCCATACCTTATTGCGGGCTTGAAATGATCTGCATCAAGCAGAATGTTGACTGCTTTGAAAAGCTGAATGTGTGGGTATTCCGGCAGAGTGCGGGGAGAGCGGTGAGTACAGCCCCGTACtcttgacgacgacacaATACCCATGCATGATGTTACAAGAAGAGGCCAGTCCCTACGCGACACTCCTCAATTCCGCTGTCTCCATCCACTTGTCACCCACTACTCCAGGAGGAAGCGCCAGAGCGCATCCTTGTCCTTGTAGTCGTGGTGGATGAGGCTCACGAGCCACCATTCATCCGCAACGCTGTCGAGGTACTTCCTGGCCGGCGAGTCGCGGGGATACAGGCGCGCCCACTCCTGCCAGATCTCAAACGCCTCCTGCTTCCACGCAAGGAACGAAATCTCTTCGATGATCGTCGACTGCTGGATCTCCTGTCCGGGGAATACACCCCATGTGACGGCGTTGACGGCGTCTTTCTCCGTATTCGCGCCGTAGTCGCCATTACGGTTGGCTGCGTACATGCTAATCAGGCTCTGGCCTGGTCCACCGTCTGCGCCCTCGGGTGTCATCGACAGGAGtttggcctcgaggcgaTGCACCTCGGACAGGGGGACGAAGAACTCGACGAACGCCTTCTGGAAGACGTAGCCGCCGACCGGACCCCAACCGTGCATCGGGTCGTCTGAGGGCGCCGCATCGACGGCGGGCTGAGACCCGACCGTCCAGTACGCCTTGTCCGCGCTGTTGAGCGTGAGCAGGTGTGGCAAGATAAGGGACGACTCGGGCGACAGTGGCAAGTCGCAGAACGGCGTGGTGGGTGTCCGCTCATCACCACGAAGATACGCCTGGAAGACAGTGGAGAGGTCGGCAGCGGTCGTGGGTGCACCCCAGTCACGCAGTGCTTGCGCCGGCGTGATTTTCAGTCCCGAACCCCAACcgtcgatctcgccgtACGCTGGCGAGCGCACGTCCGTAAATCGTCCGTTCGGGAACTCGTCCCATGGGTCTTCACCCACGCCCGGGATCACACCAGGTATGGGCGGAAGCTTGCTTGCGTCGGCCccggcagcagcagcacgcTTTAATGTCCactgcgcgagctgggcagCGTCTGACGGACGAATGGAGATGGGCAGTCCCTCA contains these protein-coding regions:
- a CDS encoding uncharacterized protein (Isochorismatase family), with the translated sequence MGKTALIIVDVQGDFLPPDGSLMVPAGLLVAPTILDLLKDQKYNWDYVVVSQDYHPTGHISFASSHPGHKVFSDIELKDGRGILYEQKLWPDHCVQGTKGCEIAPELVAKLSKRGDTVKLVRKGWHKDVEAYSAFDGYMTDFNNPADPPTEIDYQPQRKIVQWLREQGVTKVVVTGLAAELCVSHTALSAVASRFQTAVLQPATRALEDRDAEEQWDKLCAVGARVIGRSNRPRTLRWEDELKQWLAAEDAGAWPDWKKKNGSA
- a CDS encoding uncharacterized protein (Calcipressin); its protein translation is MSTPPAPIDQTTSCRAMPPGRFDLPPALAHDPEPETNTLAILLPHQAFFAPASLQILRDAFGAYGTLAHWAPVRAMGRIIAVYTDDGDAAAAKRGADGLKLDVALVDTDEKERDKEQVVPEVKEPTKEGYFGHSRQASRSSNKNNGYILRVYGLPPTSLDSEKDHLRPPEHERNFLISPPGSPPEGWEPIVEDGPNMTPLADDLKRALEALQLQALGRDHGAGPEVILDVGGVRVEVEDMDTANQECEWGEEYIVAGGADMWEAPRQHGGPGGLAGGGFTPAGRILPTARPPM